Within Dermacentor variabilis isolate Ectoservices chromosome 8, ASM5094787v1, whole genome shotgun sequence, the genomic segment GCATGGTGGACGAATACCGCTTGAAAATGAAGACTCATGCTTATTTTTTTACGCTTTATATGTGAATCCTTGCTATATTTTGTCAGTTGTTTTAGAGCGGTGGTAATTACATAGGTGGGATGCGCAAAGGCACGCATCTGTGTTATTGTTGCCTTTTTATATTTAACCTTACCGTATGCTTTCTGATTTGTTGTATTTTTGGACTGTTTATGACCAGATTGCTGCGATCAAATTATTTTTATATCTGAGGGACTGAGGGTGAATAAACTTTCACCTATATTTTTTACGTGCAGTCTAAGAAGCGTTCTACTGCAAGCATTTTTCAAGATAGTCGACTATTAAGCAGATTTAAGAAGGCGAGTATGACCGACAGCATAGAAATTCTTTCCAGTTGCCCCATCTAGTGTCGGATAGtgaaattcttctcttcgttctCCAATCCCGATAGGTCGGAGTTCGgaagcatgtttccattcgtttctAGCCAAAATATACATGCACCAAGCGCAAACGCTGCgccaatcgtgattcggttgaaTTTTTCAGCAGACGATCGCATTGACACAGGCGGAACCCAGCCGGCAGGTTGAATTTGTCGCCGTCGTTCAATCTTGGCTCAGATCCACGTCGCACTGACGCAACCGACGGTCCTCGGTCATGTCGTTGTCGGCCTAGTATCATAACACTGTCCTTCAGCGACACCGTAGCGCGCACAGTGCGTCAAAATAAGTCGGGCGATCGAAGGTGTCGGTGTCTTCGCCTCAGCGGCCATCGTAGGCATAGTAGCCTGAGTACTCGCAGCCTCTGAGTGATGTATAATGATGACGCCTCACAGTCTCTGCTTGGTGCACGCTGGCAACACGTCGCCACGCTTCGCCCTGTTCGCGACTAACGTTGTTGGCGCATTAAACGCATTGGCGCATGCCATAGCGTGCCGACTCGTCCCAGTACTTCGGCCTTTAGGAGCACATTTCTGTGTGGAGCGTCGGTGTTCCTCATCGCGCCTTGGcataaccgagcaaacgagcacagggAAGGATGAAAAACCGAACTTGGAGCGCAGCGGCAGTTGAAAGATGGCGAGAGCGAAGAGGTTGCAGCGTAAAAATGAAAGAACGGAGAGGAGGGAGTACAGCGACAGGGCTAACGGGAGAGTTGAGTGGCGTGCGAGACATGTAAGGCGGTGGCGACCAGGCATTCGGCGAGCGCGGCCATTGATGCCATATATGAAAACAAGGTGCTGGCGTCAGCTTCGTACCCAATGCGCTTGCCCTACTTTACCTGCGCTGCCGCCACTGCTAAAGAATAAGCTCTGTGCGACGCAGATATTCCAGTGTTCAGGCTTTCGTCCTAAACAATGAGCGGCGCAACAGTTGCACATGCTTCGTGTGCCGTGGCTGCTCAACGACATGCTAAACGAGCGGCCGGATcaaacactctaaaaactaggaagggtatcgcaggagtgaagctgccggttcactcttcaaagcgtcgttttactctcgcaaaatgtcgaggagagtgaaatgcattgttcactctgtcagcaaggagagagtgaaatgtgcttttcactctccccttcagagagagagagagtgaaaagactcttgcgacaatagaaaacagagactcttgcggcaatagaaaacaaaacgtagcgtaatcttctgcttcaactgtaggtggctggtcccgaacatggcaatgtatcattcatgcacgctgagcaaagaacacatcgttttgcatttaagagaacaggccgccgcagttcaaaggaacgcgtagcgagcgctcttctttttcactcggagtggctccaccgcgcgcgcgcgcgctcaagatcgcggaacaacacagcaccggagaaaggtgaaccgtccagcgagcaaaggccagccgagggagatcgtgtttcagccatctcgcgtcgccacgaaaacacgacagtcgttcgtcatgccttggatataacaacaaatcctccacggcaAGTGAaatctaacttaggtgcacattctccgtatatgtcatgctatcgccaggaagtcgtcgctgcgcttagccgacgcgattgacaaaggactagacgtacgcgctgtctctcgatgtcaatcaaaaaagccagtcgtcgcgataactgcatgtgattttatcactttgccgttgtccgtaagagctttaaaaatcgcaaacgctgccagaactatggtatgttcaataagacgccaggcgagaggacgcttaaaatggttagtacaccagcccgtgattccgagcctatgcggagcgtgattagcgtgcgttttgtgtgtttgaatttattcagtttggcagtctactgtgtatggaacgctgttgaactaaggaatcacataacagaaggcgtcattttgctggcagcatgctttttttttataaataaaccgcgcgctggacggtgtctcgcgcagggggaatctgcgaccactgaagttacgtgcagcaccagtgctagttagaaactttgccgcaggcattcagctgcatgctgcaagaggtcagttgggcgcgttatcttgaacttactgaaaacgcatgaggaatccatgttttatgctgaaaaaagtataaaccccatataagcgatcttgcgcgcggcagctacaagcgacgcgacggagatggctgtcgcgttcgctcgtcgcctacaagtcgtactctgtgctagcgacgattttgagcgacgcctccccggtgttgcaggcatgagggctgcagtcacgcgtgacgcgtgctttagtaatttacgttgatggattttactataaaaagtagcataaaatatttccggaggtcttgcagtacgtccttatccttgcacgtataaaaattgaatcatttgctcgttccgcgcgacaatcggtagtatttgagcgatgtatgtacatccagttccggcttcgcgctattggctagtcgctcatagcacttctgggcgacgagcgacgatttctagatttccagaaccgagccatctgttcaagcgacggcccgttttgtcgctcgaagccgtcgctcgtcgccgtcgcgcactaaatctctCTCActgtgtttatccctaagactgaactgtttttgctcatgttgaaatggtgtgattataggtctgcttttgtctcctgttgcggttttcgtgcacggtgcgaaactgaaaggatgcttatgtctacgaactcggtgaattgtcgagcagctagttacgcatcggcatcgaatataacggctgctctgtggaattacaattgcaggggcgctttgcatacgcttattgttttggacatgcctgtgcatttgctaatatgagttggcgtgtcagagttatgtcatatgaacagctaaatcagccttcctctgggggttacaagcgtaatgtgtgcattttgctatagcatggcagatcaagatgtgtttatcgcttgaatatttttagtagagaaataaaatatcaaaataaaatgttgctttaattccgtgttaccagtctgtcgtacacagaacaataggttggtgtaataaactaataactgcggtttaactgcaacttttacatgcctacaagaatctaaaatgctagatttcaaactgcagcagtagtcgggtctgtcaaaaatgaactccactgcgcacctcatgcatggaaataagttcatgccttttagtaagcttaggtgcaggccgcagtgaacttgttagtattgaaatgtgggtaagcttgccataacaagccttgttgcccttttttataggcacatccatatatccattgagctgaaggacaatattttcatccctactgagcatcatgtttgcagctataatcctgaaattatggcttcagcagtggcacaaccagggatggtgcggggggggggggcacactgggcacgtgcttaggatgtgtcacaagtggtgtttgcgatacaccagactcatgacagacctatgacgtctgaaaatgaccaatattctattcattagcaggagtattctaacattcatgaaaaacaaggatgaactgtggtttatttgtttttttgcttaaatctaaaaattgaagttagtttagcagttgactgttacagtcatttggatgttttgcatgcatttcactaggaagactaagagctaagacttttttattgccatggcgttgactgtcttgatgttgctttgcaccatgcccttgtgttgacttttgcatacgatatttttcaggcacccgctttatataacgcaagaaggcagctgcaaggacacgaggatgtgaaagagccagtgcagcgcgacttcacgtagtgcagaggagccaatgccaaaaaatcaaaatacattggcatgttatttggacaagaaaactagtatgtgggtatattgggtgtaccatttgaccaaatgtcaacaaaatcaagatacagtatgttacacgaagatgaaaattctcacgtgctccaggcagtcatcttaacatggtatatttatgtaatgtctgattggaaagtcaaatcaagtatgctctctggagacaaacacatagcagcaagtgtcattgaaaagttaaaaatgtgttttaagaaagctgattagttctgagaagtgactgctttttgtcttgcctctcaacagatatatccatgtgataaaaaaatagtggtacaatgaaattgcatatttgcttagcgacatgatacatacttgcaatgagcacggtgcctgtgtttactataaaaagcaacagcccatgcttggttaggttaggcccactacaacatgcaggcatgggtgattggcgctttttttatttctgtgtcgtgaggtttattgacgtgcgtataggtgcaatggcacgcagtatggctagtacaaaaaagggggggggggcggcagatatatgtagctcactgtacacgacacagggcaaaggaaatccgtgttcagcaactatgttaaatgccatgtacgtaaattttacaacgctactcgttcgaagcgcgcacaggtgcatattgaagaaaagtttccagggtagataatttagttcgtaatttacactaattttgctctaaccacgagacataataatttgattatactgcacggaaaaacctagagcgaattaaattgtgtgtcagcttcgtgtgtatacatatagtctttcctatgccttaggttttttgcgtaatgcattaacagttgagagcctatcttatgatgtgtactctgtttacattacagttgtttattagtttactcgtttgttttgcgactgatgaaatgccggcatatatatattttcaacatttgacataaccctgtatgttttgcagggacaactcaggacgtgcatttctcagcacccagtcagctgccaaaagtgactcaaacacaggccaccagtaagtggacatcagttgcaatttcacattatgcagttggcggctgccttgtacggaggcttttttttttaatgagatggtgatgtcgttctaatgtacattttgaccacaaaggtgcgatcatgtctcacagaggcatatatggttgctattctctgcgagggacgtgttctcgtgttcgtgaagcatttgtgtttggcagtattgtcgcccaatgagtcggatataaacactaactcgccactgccggcaagtagttgcgagaaacgcattatgacactgtaaagttagttcattaattcgaaggaaagttttgcagcaggaaaaaaggttgctattccaggtaaacatgtctttttctcacaagttatttagccaaactgtggatgcatgaaattcgtgacttatgaatagattttaatttattctttagtaatgcttctaaaaagactagaaatagcatgtgactacctctgcaatcagcagaccatacatttacagtcataagtggcagttccatgcagtctcgcactttgTATTACCTTTCCTTTtagcaacattggaactggtggctgcgttttcagaaggagaagtgcacttgacactgtatatgtatgtgtgaattcggttttctttgtatgtgtcggcttactgacaaacagtgcaaaaatctgttgtaccatgagcctgacgacgccttctgctgctagaaatgcggcacttcgtattttatagtactgcatgacatttaaatcaaagctaccacataaaatgatcaagaaaactaaccgctgttatagctgttttcctcaaagaatgcttgtcctttatgggctgtgttaatctgagctctccaccgatgtttccgtagtattatcccttagtgactgagagattgggggcaattaatcgtgttagtgtttaagtggtgtcctaattatgtgcatttgttccaacaaagttgtctagattactttattgtgcagtgtaaagcttatgaaaccatcagcagctactgagttgctaacacgcatatggatttgtcactatacaggtgaaactcggctgtaccactgcagtgctgcggaaattgccttcaccagcggctttgcaacagctgtttcgcagcatgtcggtatgtgttaatttataattatgttgggatgggctagtattatggaccactgctactctgtattgtgacagatccatatgataagggatgtaatgggcacagcgaaaacctttgaatattttactatggtacataaacaggctttccttttcgtcactggagcaggagagaaggccatgcaggcactcctgaatgtacatatatttcaaaacatgagacacacacacacacacacacacacaattaaactaaaggcagggacgttccatctttcatcttgaattgaattgtgcagcgcaaaaatacaacacagaccacaaagaagcacacatgttaacaggtttgatgcacacgttagttcaacagatttgatacttcaagtgtgctattttacaccagggggaagggaaaggggagaaaatcttgaaaaaaaagtggagtggaaaaaaaggaatcgtgccaaaaagcatgagaagcatcgcgcagccaggatcaccagcaggacaaccttacgtatagtttgtttcaatcaactcagatcacatgcagccattactgcaatcaagttgtttccttatgtcatatgagggaatgatgtgggcccaaaaaactgtttagagctgaaggattatgttacattctagcctcattgcctgcttttttatcatattgttatcagctgcttatgttagggacaaaaagtaagagtacgaactgtttcccgattcgccattccacacaacatgtctttgtgactatatgtacatgcagatgatccatagttgaaaaatattcagtacagtagaatctcattacaagatgcacttggttgtaagagacatctgaaaatggtttagttggttttcctatgtttgccacgttaacaatactgtatacaagagacacctttgttactagggatgactttttaagtattcactacttcgaaggcacacaacccagacacattcactttgtgcaccttgtgtgctccgaagggcgtaaagatcacgcaatccttacacaagtcaatcgcgcatgtctcttttagcatgaaccagaaaaggagggcaacgaggacagtgcagggcagaaagtgtcgccagttgaagctgacgagcgtctaagagcacctcaaaggtactgcgagcaacaaggcttgcaaagtgaagtgttcaaattccagaagttgggaaggaagctaacacaatctacagtcactaaaaagctgtgaatgtcttctttaaagggcctctaaaccaccgaggttgaaatttagttgcggtgttgcagttctacacaataaggcaatgaacaggtagccacgagaatttttcgaaacggtgcagtaatagtcgagctacgtgtgtttgaatatcgaaaagtagtccccacgcattttactctttcatctggtacacgccatatggacagtgtcgtcttttccttgcctagtacacctccaaatgttacgggacaggccaacaccaacgagctctgttgctgccgcgctggcccgtcgtcctgcgaggagtggcgctaatacaacggaactgtatggtgactcgtgttgaagagcctcatagggagacccttctgttggcgtttctgttctttgcccccattggctgcccacaatggcatcccgcgcaacgcgacgaggaagaaggagtgtgtgtatttgcttgcaggccttgccggcagtcgtacactttcgttcgaccaatcgacagcaccggaaactggtgacatcatcagagacagcctggtgatgtcaggacaaactggggggtgcaggataggtccagagaggtgcacggggtcgttttcttcacattgtggtgctcccacagtgcatagcactgtggcgtttggcatcgtcaattgtgacggcattctgattttgatgcACGTGTTTATTGAAATGTTCAAAAGATGtcaagaagtggtttaggggccctttaagccaccctgagcatttattccttcagttatatcaaaacatactttagtgatgatgcataataaagtgatctagtctggctcctcagtgtcttaaaatttttggtttcgagagacatgtttcccgtgcctcttgaatatcttctgatgaggctttactgtaatatacacaaacaattgtgtttaggggccctttaagccaccctgagcatttattccttcagatatatcaaaacatactttagtgatgatgcctaataaagtgatctagtctggctcctcagtgtcttaaaatttttggtttcgagagacatgtttcccgtgcctcttgaatatcttctgatgaggctttactgtaatatacacaaacaattgtgtaactcctcctgcaagtattattcattaagcccggtcacttatgtgcaaagcttggggttaagtcttgatgtccgtactttttagagctatgtttattaattcatgctgttcttattggttcttcgatgcaggagacaatgcctacgaaattattggccctgatcatgagagccctcaaggggcaaacatctctgttgcagaagtgagcccgataccacttggaagttaccatgacagatgacacggcagcaatagatacagagactgccatgtctactgcagctgcaacagtgtacgaggcaagcagcagcgcgtcagcatcagcagcagtgtcagaaggaaccacaccaggcctggtagagcaacatgtgtgctatccctgactttttttgtagtggatacaactcatttgctcaacatacaaaagcttttcaccacgactgtgagccagtgttattgtgcagcaagtgcaagactaagttaggtgttataacacagtacaagcatcactttaatatatgcaaatgcaaacatattatagttgttgcctccccagccagcccgcatagtgacaacaatgtgaaacacatggtgggacacacctttctcccattacaagatagtagagactgtcagtgttgttgctagattgactggtctttttaggcaactagaaggacaacgcaggtgtcataagattgttgttgatgttgttgttgaagaggtaaaaaagaagtttgatgcagctgaagtgccaactgatattgagcaaaggaaaagcaaccacctgagaaagcaacactatcgaaatttgggtatctatgtgccgccaactctgggaagaatggcataggacggaagtgtgatgaaaatcacacagacactgctgttgcatcactggccacagtgagcagcgacttgtagggcaagagagtcaactgaaactaacattatgatatagtgtca encodes:
- the LOC142591259 gene encoding uncharacterized protein LOC142591259, whose product is MPKNQNTLACYLDKKTRTTQDVHFSAPSQLPKVTQTQATSETRLYHCSAAEIAFTSGFATAVSQHVGDNAYEIIGPDHESPQGANISVAEVSPIPLGSYHDR